CGGCTGCGCGGGGAACTCGACGCGCTCGGCGTCACCCCGGCGGCCGGGCTGGCGCATGCGGAGGATTCGTCGCGGGTGCTGGTGGCGGGCGTGGTCACCCACCGGCAGCGCCCCGGGACCTCCGGCGGCGTGGTGTTCCTGGGCATGGAAGACGAAACCGGGCTGATGAACGTCCTGTGCACGCCGGGGCTGTGGAACCGGTTCCGCGTCGTCGCCACCACAGAACGGGCGCTGGTCATCCGGGGCATCGCGCAGAACGCATCCGGCGCGGTGACCATCGTCGCCGACAAGATCACCCCGCTGCGCGAGGCCGTCACCGCACCCGTCGTCGCCGGGCGCAGCCGGGACTTCCGGTGAGCGCGGTGGTTTGGGCCGTGGTGCGCGCGGTGGCGGCCATCATCGGACTCCGCGGCCGCGCCACCGCCGTGCCCGGCGGGTTTCCTATGATCGGCGGGTATGCGGCACACCCACGGCTCCTCCCTCGCGCCCGACGGCAGCGCGATCGCGTACATCGTGCGCGACCGCGGCTACCCCAAGGCCGTCCAGGTGGCGCTCACCGACGGCGGCCTCGGCGCCGAGCGGACCGTGAAACTGCCCGTCGACGGCCCCGTCACCCGCGTGCTGCACTCGCCCGACGCACGGTGGATCGCCTGCGAAGTCTCCCCGCGCGGCACCGAACGCCTGGAAACGTGGCTGGTGTCCACCGACCCCGCCGTCCCCGGGGCGAAGCGGCTGCAGCTGTCCGGCGACGCGAAAACCACCCTCGTGGAATGGGACCGCGACAAACTGGCCATGGACGCCGTCGGCGCGGACGGCATCACCGAGGCCCGCCTCGTCGACCCGGTGACGGGCGACTACGACGTCCTCGACCGCCGCACCGACTCGTTGCTGGTCTCCGCCGAAGCCGGCCACGCCCTCATGCGCGTCGGGCCCCGCGGCAGCCGCGAGCTGCTGCTGGTCAAACCCGACGGGACATGGCTGCCGCTGCTGCGCCCCGAACCCGGCGCCACCACCGACGCCGGCATCATCCTCCGCGAGAAAACCACCGCCGCCGACGGCCGCGTCACCGCCATCGTGTGCTCCGACCATTCCTCCGACCGCCGCCGCGTGCTGCGGGTGGCCGTCGACGGCCACGACGTCACCGTCGAAGAGCTCGTGGGCAACCCCGACTCCGACGTCGACGAGTTCGTCATCAGCGAGGACCTGTCCACCGCCGCCGTGCTGTGGAACACCTCCGGCGTGTCCCTGCTCGACCTGCTGATCCTCGGCGACGACCAGAAGGTGCTGGTCCGCCGGTCGGTGGAACTGCCCGGCATGGTCGCCTCCGACCTGTCCATCACCGATGACGGCGAACTGCTGTCCATGACCGTCGAAGGCCCGAACCTGCCGCCGACGGTGGAGATCCTGCGGACGTCGACGGGCAAAATCGAGCCCATCAACATCGACCGCACCCGCCGCATCGCCGAGCGCGCCCAGCGCAATTGCATCCCCGAGCTGGTCCACTACACCGCACGCGACGGCCTGGAGCTGTCCGGCTGGCTCTACCACGGCGAAGGCGACGACGCCGCCGGTCCGCAACCGACGTACATCCACCTCCACGGCGGCCCCGAACTGCAGTCGCGGCCCGTCAACCACGACATCTTGACCACGCTGGTCGACTCCGGCGTAACGGTGTTCACGCCGAACATCCGCGGGTCGTCGGGCGCCGGCCGGCAGTTCATCCACGCCGACGACCGCTACGGCCGTTTCGCCGCCATCGACGACGTCGCGGACACCGCGCGGTTCCTCGCCGACGCCGGCATCGGCGATCCGGCGCGGCTGGCGTTGGGCGGCCGCAGCTACGGCGGGTTCCTGTCGCTGCTCGTCGCCGCGCACCACCCCGAACTGTTCCGGTGCATCGTCGACGCGTGCGGCATGACCAGCTTCGACAGCTACTACGGGTCCACCGAGCCGTGGCTCGCGGCGGCCGCGTACCCGAAGTACGGCTACCCGTTCCAGGACGCGGAGCTGTTGCGCCAGGTGTCGCCGTTGAACCGGGCCGAGCACATCACGGCGCCGGTGCTGTTCATCCACGGCGAGTGGGACACCAACGTGCCGGAACGGGAGTCGACGCAGATGCGCGATGCCCTCGGCGCCCGCGGCGTGCCCACCGAGTTCCTGCGGGTGCCGGGTGAGGGCCACAAGTTCGTCAAACCCAAGAGCCGCCGACTCATCGCCGCGGCGCTGCTGGATTTCCTGGGCCGGCACGGGTTGGTCACGGCGCCGAACCTGACGCCGTTGGACGCCCGCATCGCGGAGATGAAGTCCGGGGCGCCCGGCGTCGACGACTGACGACGGGACGGCCCCGCCCCAAAGCGGATGACAGCGTCGCCGACCGTCGGCATACTTTGCCACATGAACACGAATCCGCGACGGGACACGGCACGGGACACGGCACGGGACGACCGGGCGGCGGATTCGCGGACGTCGAAATCCTTCTTCGCGGCGATGATGAAAACCTCGTGCCTGTGGCTGCCGTTCGTGGCGTTCATGTTCCGGTCCGGGCTGACCGGCGGTGGCGGGTGGTTGACGGCGTATCTCCTTTTGCTGTGGACTCCGGCGTTTTGGGTCCTCGACGCGTCCCTGGCCATCGTGGCGCACGTCCGGTGGCGTGAAGGCGCCATCGTCGGCGGCTTTTCCCGGTTCGCGATCTGCGCGTGGTGGTTCCTCGCCGCGCTCCCGGTGATGATTCCCGGGGATCTCACGGATCAGAAGGGCCTCAGCAATCCGTTCCTGGACTGGCTGCTGACGTGGCTGCCGGTGGCGCCGCGCGCTTCATACGACGAGGGGCTGGACATCGC
This genomic stretch from Corynebacterium hansenii harbors:
- a CDS encoding alpha/beta hydrolase family protein, producing the protein MRHTHGSSLAPDGSAIAYIVRDRGYPKAVQVALTDGGLGAERTVKLPVDGPVTRVLHSPDARWIACEVSPRGTERLETWLVSTDPAVPGAKRLQLSGDAKTTLVEWDRDKLAMDAVGADGITEARLVDPVTGDYDVLDRRTDSLLVSAEAGHALMRVGPRGSRELLLVKPDGTWLPLLRPEPGATTDAGIILREKTTAADGRVTAIVCSDHSSDRRRVLRVAVDGHDVTVEELVGNPDSDVDEFVISEDLSTAAVLWNTSGVSLLDLLILGDDQKVLVRRSVELPGMVASDLSITDDGELLSMTVEGPNLPPTVEILRTSTGKIEPINIDRTRRIAERAQRNCIPELVHYTARDGLELSGWLYHGEGDDAAGPQPTYIHLHGGPELQSRPVNHDILTTLVDSGVTVFTPNIRGSSGAGRQFIHADDRYGRFAAIDDVADTARFLADAGIGDPARLALGGRSYGGFLSLLVAAHHPELFRCIVDACGMTSFDSYYGSTEPWLAAAAYPKYGYPFQDAELLRQVSPLNRAEHITAPVLFIHGEWDTNVPERESTQMRDALGARGVPTEFLRVPGEGHKFVKPKSRRLIAAALLDFLGRHGLVTAPNLTPLDARIAEMKSGAPGVDD